The Coffea arabica cultivar ET-39 chromosome 9e, Coffea Arabica ET-39 HiFi, whole genome shotgun sequence genome has a window encoding:
- the LOC113710669 gene encoding uncharacterized protein, producing the protein MESRNHKQQSTSCPSPLPSSSSSLLKDISNYRTPKNVSKTPNFPFSPYPESNPKFFTVQKAATPVSSSSRRKTSVTTAKLKVARRLKAFELEQSKSARRNEISKEKSLKSLAKSLSVWLNFLFENPKSCGCDVSTFTGEFDPIGGDSGVAEKKEGLTKGKRETGPGNGVKVGIDGPWRGPKRQKDLTWREGSGNGERVSGCPDLTFSALQGSLREVCSFNDLKERMRAYLSLESCNEIFDMMTQVAKNIDEGRLKIRANCPIVTDFGMKERSMGILMSYNPVWLRIGLHIILGGDSLLPNAEVNSEEEMAFLRMVIEKQFLSHAELAKTFAYNKMVDGLYRPGYFEKLGNVILKRFLLLVLVLDRAKSHSSLPTKYGIDGLDGGSPLLFSLKSNIKSSRHLITDFLSTDVMHGEGNLLAHLMIVGYKVTYQQSSLIEYSFRVKDLFEDLQDGIRLCRAIQLLQHDSSILLKLVVPSDTHKKSLSNCGIALQYLKQAGVPLCDEDGMLITDADIVNREKELVLSLLWNMFVHLQLPLLINKKLLAVEISKIRGVVTEHSNTCSTLDMLLNWIQAIGDSYDLTVENFSSLVDGRAMWCLLDYYFRKQHHSALSSKDLGRTNETVSLVSANEYTDAVHNFILSQKLTSLLGNFPEVLQVSDILEHNGACNDRSVVILLVFLSFQLLVKRNKDQLNFHKLLGFYCQTPERKCSSTKYWFLHSPAVSNAKENLFSHGEDASRNFKAIMAWWQEMAQRNNKCNLKTATISPLWYLTSRRDSIIRRENAAKIIQSHFRRSVQFRRYMKIKKAACLLQTAIRAWLSIKSRLPIKQFGELNRHKSFLSTRMSSNNCDMYMTFMVDRHSFVQLKRSIVVIQHAIRAWISRSRAQNMLCHNLSNVAIVIQKCFRGWKARSVYFCKRSSIQDEALTHFQEKELCNLHTHAAFTIQKAWRNFIVGNSLRKQHLAAIKIQSCFRRLMMRKHFLEQKSAVLKVQSIFQCLRCSRELQHYRKKCRAATTIQSHVQGWIARRRAYMLRSHALIIQSHFRGWLTRKELLFEKEAAIKIQNAFRCTKQQKAYFCTRVAAVDIQRFVRGHVTRKRILGASFCRKVSNNGIRNFELKIITLSVLKLQRWWKDVLFKKLRTESAIIIQSYYRAWIARQRLARDRQRIVVIQSYWKGYLARKASRGQLLDLRLRVQKSAANIDDSMRLINRLVAALSELLSKRSISGILHTCATLDMATEHSQRCCEELVAAGAIGTLLKLIGSVSRSIPDQEVLKHALSTLRNLARYPHLTEVLIENDGCVKTILWEFIRNKEEGYFIASDLLKKICVTRKGVEAVDKQPALLKRLHSLVEDLAKKAGNEKRSNRDLVSREQIDRRLREAVELIALIRNGKTFCQ; encoded by the exons atggaatctAGAAATCATAAACAACAATCGACTTCATGCCCTTCGCCTTTAccatcctcttcttcttcactcCTCAAAGACATTTCAAATTACAGGACCCCTAAAAATGTCTCAAAAACTCCTAATTTCCCTTTTTCTCCGTATCCTGAATCCAATCCTAAATTTTTCACGGTCCAGAAAGCTGCTACCCCTGTTTCCTCTTCGTCTCGGAGGAAGACATCGGTTACCACGGCCAAGTTAAAGGTTGCCCGTAGATTGAAAGCTTTTGAACTCGAGCAATCCAAGTCAGCCAGGAGAAATGAGATTAGTAAAGAGAAGTCTTTGAAATCACTGGCAAAATCGCTTtcggtttggttgaactttctctTTGAGAACCCAAAATCTTGTGGATGCGACGTGTCGACGTTTACTGGAGAATTTGACCCCATTGGTGGGGATTCTGGGGTGGCAGAGAAGAAGGAGGGTTTGACCAAGGGGAAAAGAGAGACCGGGCCGGGCAATGGGGTTAAGGTTGGCATTGACGGGCCTTGGCGTGGGCCGAAGAGGCAAAAGGATCTAACGTGGAGAGAAGGTTCGGGGAATGGAGAGAGGGTCTCTGGGTGTCCAGATTTGACGTTTTCGGCACTGCAGGGTTCGTTGAGGGAGGTTTGCAGTTTTAATGACTTAAAGGAGAGAATGAGGGCTTACTTGAGCTTGGAAAGCTGTAATGAGATATTTGATATGATGACTCAAGTAGCAAAG AATATTGATGAGGGGCGATTGAAGATAAGGGCCAACTGCCCGATAGTGACAGATTTTGGGATGAAAGAGAGATCCATGGGAATCCTTATGAGTTACAACCCAGTATGGTTGCGAATAGGACTACACATTATTTTAGGAGGTGACTCGCTTTTGCCAAATGCAGAGGTTAATTCTGAGGAAGAAATGGCGTTCTTGAGGATGGTAATTGAGAAGCAGTTCCTGTCACATGCTGAGCTTGCTAAGACCTTTGCTTATAACAAAATGGTTGATGGCCTATATAGGCCGGGTTACTTTGAGAAGCTCGGAAATGTTATTTTGAAGCGATTTTTGTTGCTTGTGCTCGTACTTGACAGAGCCAAATCTCATAGCAGCCTACCCACTAAATATGGCATAGATGGATTGGATGGGGGTTCTCCCCTATTGTTCTCATTGAAATCCAATATTAAGTCAAGCCGTCATCTGATTACTG ATTTTTTATCAACGGATGTGATGCATGGAGAAGGTAATCTTCTTGCACATCTAATGATTGTAGGGTATAAAGTGACTTACCAACAG AGTTCTTTGATTGAGTATAGCTTTAGAGTGAAGGATTTATTTGAAGATCTTCAAGATGGTATCCGGCTTTGCCGAGCCATTCAGCTATTGCAACACGATTCTTCCATTCTATTG AAATTAGTAGTCCCATCAGATACTCACAAAAAGAGTCTATCCAACTGTGGCATTGCTCTCCAATACTTGAAACAAGCTGGAGTGCCACTTTGCGATGAAGACGGAATGTTGATTACCGATGCAGATATTGTTAACAGAGAAAAGGAGCTTGTACTTTCTTTGCTGTGGAACATGTTTGTTCACTTGCAG TTGCCCCTTCTAATCAACAAAAAGCTTTTAGCCGTGGAGATATCCAAAATAAGAGGAGTTGTTACG GAACATTCAAACACTTGCTCTACATTGGACATGCTTCTTAACTGGATCCAG GCAATAGGTGATAGCTATGATTTGACGGTTGAAAATTTCTCTTCACTGGTTGATGGAAGAGCCATGTGGTGCTTGTTGGATTATTATTTCCGCAAACAACACCATTCTGCCTTATCCTCTAAG GATCTGGGTAGAACAAATGAAACAGTCTCTCTAGTGTCGGCAAATGAATACACAGATGCAGTGCACAACTTCATATTGTCTCAGAAATTGACATCACTATTGGGCAATTTTCCTGAG GTTTTGCAAGTCAGCGACATACTTGAACATAATGGTGCATGTAACGATCGTAGTGTAGTTATTCTGTTGGTGTTTCTGTCATTTCAACTGCTTGTGAAAAGAAACAAG GATCAGCTAAATTTTCATAAGTTGCTGGGTTTTTACTGTCAAACTCCAGAAAGGAAATGCTCAAGTACAAAGTATTGGTTTCTGCATTCTCCAGCTGTTTCAAATGCAAAAGAGAATCTGTTCAGCCATGGTGAAG ATGCTTCGAGGAATTTCAAGGCCATAATGGCTTGGTGGCAAGAAATGGCTCAGAGGAACAACAAATGCAATTTAAAGACAGCTACCATAAGTCCACTGTGGTACTTGACTAGCAGAAGGGATAGCATTATCAGAAGAG aaaatgcagcaaaaataATACAGTCTCATTTCAGACGATCAGTGCAATTTCGCAGAtatatgaaaattaaaaaagcAGCCTGCCTGTTGCAAACTGCTATACGTGCTTGGCTGAGCATAAAATCAAGATTGCCAATCAAGCAATTTGGTGAACTAAACCGTCATAAATCATTCCTTT CTACGAGGATGAGTTCTAACAATTGTGATATGTACATGACCTTTATGGTTGACCGGCATAGCTTTGTCCAGTTGAAGAGATCAATTGTAGTCATCCAGCATGCTATACGAGCCTGGATTTCAAGAAGCCGTGCTCAAAATATGCTGTGTCACAATTTGTCAAATGTGGCCATTGTTATCCAGAAATGTTTTCGTGGATGGAAAGCTAGATCTGTGTATTTCTGCAAGCGTAGTAGTATTCAAGACGAAGCTCTCACCCATTTCCAAGAAAAGGAATTGTGCAATCTTCATACACATGCTGCATTTACTATCCAAAAAGCTTGGAGAAATTTCATTGTTGGCAATTCTCTCAGAAAGCAGCACTTGGCTGCAATTAAAATCCAAAGCTGCTTTCGTAGGTTGATGATGAGAAAACATTTTTTAGAGCAAAAAAGCGCCGTACTAAAAGTTCAAAGCATTTTCCAATGCTTGAGATGTTCGAGGGAACTCCAGCACTACAGAAAGAAGTGTAGGGCAGCAACAACTATCCAGTCTCATGTTCAAGGATGGATTGCACGAAGAAGAGCATATATGCTGAGATCTCATGCCTTGATAATCCAA AGCCATTTCCGTGGGTGGTTAACGAGGAAGGAGCTGTTATTCGAGAAAGAGGCTGCTATAAAGATTCAAAATGCCTTTCGGTGTACGAAACAACAGAAGGCATACTTCTGTACCAGAGTTGCTGCTGTAGATATCCAACGGTTTGTCAGGGGACACGTGACAAGGAAAAGGATTCTTG GTGCTTCTTTTTGCCGGAAGGTCTCAAACAATGGCATCAGAAACTTTGAACTGAAAATAATTACACTATCAGTTCTGAAGTTACAGAGGTGGTGGAAGGATGTTTTATTCAAGAAGCTGAGAACTGAGTCTGCAATTATTATCCAGTCCTATTATCGGGCGTGGATTGCCCGTCAAAGACTCGCAAGAGACAGGCAACGAATTGTTGTCATCCAA TCATACTGGAAAGGTTACCTTGCAAGAAAAGCTTCCAGAGGGCAGCTACTAGATTTACGTTTGAGAGTGCAGAAATCTGCTGCCAATATAGATGATAGCATGCGCCTAATAAACAGACTTGTTGCAGCTCTTTCTGAGCTCCTGAGTAAGAGAAGTATTAGCGGCATTCTCCATACATGTGCAACGCTTG ATATGGCTACAGAACATTCACAGAGATGTTGTGAAGAACTTGTTGCTGCAGGAGCTATCGGTACTTTGCTGAAGCTAATTGGCTCTGTCAGCAGGAGCATACCAGATCAAGAAGTTCTGAAGCATGCACTGTCTACTCTTAGAAACCTGGCTCGCTACCCTCACTTGACAGAAGTGCTTATCGAGAATGATGGATGTGTCAAGACAATTTTATGGGAGTTTATACG TAACAAAGAGGAGGGGTACTTTATTGCGTCTGACCTACTTAAGAAGATATGTGTAACCAGAAAAGGAGTAGAGGCTGTGGACAAGCAACCAGCTCTTTTGAAACGATTACACAG